From one Streptomyces chromofuscus genomic stretch:
- a CDS encoding DUF6302 family protein: MQLLPASAACDLDYWKARLANPHLLLGAVAVALHRLPLPAVPVGADRHGGFMDMAGPVFAEALACAPTSVRGLATTPVRGPGPPPQHPGHTTAQRHASTFARRPGHSAAPRQRRRGGVPAWVWSRAGIHGKPRRISPCAVAVISLTVPSLRISMSCCLEFGQDTTLGRSGDRATGLQGACQKPPRPGHRPGGTVHGGT, encoded by the coding sequence GTGCAGCTTCTTCCCGCTTCGGCTGCCTGTGACCTCGACTACTGGAAGGCCAGGCTCGCGAACCCCCACCTCCTGCTCGGCGCGGTGGCCGTGGCGCTGCACCGGCTTCCGCTGCCGGCGGTCCCGGTCGGCGCGGATCGCCACGGCGGGTTCATGGACATGGCCGGCCCTGTCTTCGCCGAGGCGCTCGCCTGCGCGCCGACCTCGGTAAGGGGCCTCGCAACCACACCGGTCCGGGGCCCGGGCCCCCCGCCCCAGCACCCCGGCCACACCACAGCCCAGCGCCACGCCAGCACCTTCGCCCGGCGCCCCGGCCACAGTGCGGCGCCACGCCAGCGACGGCGGGGCGGGGTGCCGGCGTGGGTGTGGAGCCGTGCGGGCATTCATGGGAAGCCCCGCCGAATTTCACCGTGCGCCGTCGCTGTTATATCCCTCACCGTCCCGTCACTCCGGATTTCAATGAGTTGTTGCCTAGAATTTGGCCAGGACACGACACTCGGAAGGAGCGGTGACCGTGCGACGGGACTTCAAGGAGCCTGCCAGAAGCCGCCCCGACCTGGTCATCGGCCGGGAGGAACTGTTCACGGCGGCACGTGA
- a CDS encoding DUF5999 family protein: MARVITALGAAGLVCGHSVACPPARARDCETAKIRVHRPKIECSELCNGVLILEGTGYLLPSGDVVGLRQPLPREAVTT, encoded by the coding sequence GTGGCCAGGGTCATCACCGCGCTCGGCGCAGCTGGTCTGGTGTGCGGCCACTCGGTCGCATGCCCGCCTGCGAGGGCGCGGGACTGCGAGACAGCCAAGATCCGCGTTCACCGTCCCAAGATCGAGTGCAGCGAGCTGTGCAACGGCGTGCTGATCTTGGAGGGCACCGGATACCTCCTGCCGTCCGGTGACGTTGTCGGCCTGCGGCAGCCGCTGCCGCGCGAGGCGGTGACGACATGA
- a CDS encoding MerR family transcriptional regulator: MGLTIQEMARRSGFTEPTLRYYEKIGLLGTVARDKASGHRRYEPATVERVEALSCLRSSGVTVSGMRRYLDLLARGDSAAGDLRDLFAAQAERLAADIEQLQLRLAYLRGKADMWDARVRGDTAAENRAVEEITHLLQQFSH; the protein is encoded by the coding sequence GTGGGTCTGACCATTCAGGAGATGGCGCGGCGGTCTGGTTTCACTGAACCCACGTTGCGCTACTACGAGAAGATCGGCCTGCTGGGAACGGTTGCGCGGGACAAAGCCAGCGGTCATCGCCGATACGAACCAGCAACCGTGGAGCGCGTCGAGGCACTGTCCTGCCTGCGCTCGTCAGGTGTGACGGTCAGCGGAATGCGTCGCTACCTGGACCTGCTCGCCCGCGGAGATTCCGCGGCGGGTGATCTGCGGGACCTGTTCGCCGCTCAAGCGGAAAGGCTGGCCGCCGACATCGAGCAGCTCCAGCTACGTCTGGCATATCTGCGCGGCAAAGCCGATATGTGGGACGCCCGCGTTCGCGGCGACACCGCAGCCGAGAACCGCGCAGTCGAAGAGATCACGCACCTGCTACAACAGTTCAGCCACTGA
- a CDS encoding SDR family oxidoreductase: MTTEDPTSIPEDATILVTGGSGFVGSHTVVGLLRAGHRTRVAVRGPAQEAQTLAALQQAGVDPAGRLTFAVADLSADAGWAQAMDGVTHVLHHASPFPVAPPETEDEVVLPARDGALRVITAARNAGIARVVMTSSYAAIGYTRTPDDHYTEENWTDPETPGLPAYHKSKILAEAAAWDYVRTHGDIELVVINPTGIFGPQLVDRPSGSIGLIKAMLNGDMPVVPVMHFGVVDVRDVVDLHLRAMVHPKAAGERFIANKGSSSFFGLANILRERFPAFAEKLPAKELTIEEVHEAAKTEPALREAAVLQGRIPVISNDKARSVLGWEPREITDTITATAEALIELDVVRLTE, encoded by the coding sequence ATGACCACAGAAGACCCCACATCCATCCCCGAGGACGCGACGATTCTGGTCACCGGCGGCAGTGGCTTCGTCGGCAGCCACACGGTTGTCGGGCTGCTTCGCGCAGGCCATCGGACCCGGGTGGCAGTTCGCGGACCTGCACAGGAGGCCCAGACGCTGGCAGCGCTCCAGCAGGCCGGCGTCGATCCAGCAGGCCGACTGACGTTCGCCGTCGCCGACCTCAGCGCCGACGCGGGCTGGGCGCAGGCCATGGACGGGGTCACCCACGTTCTTCACCACGCCTCGCCCTTCCCGGTCGCTCCGCCTGAAACGGAGGACGAGGTTGTCCTCCCTGCCCGCGACGGGGCCCTGCGCGTCATCACAGCGGCTCGAAACGCCGGCATCGCGCGGGTCGTCATGACGTCCTCCTACGCCGCGATCGGGTACACGAGGACACCTGACGACCACTACACGGAGGAGAACTGGACCGACCCGGAAACCCCGGGCCTGCCCGCGTACCACAAGTCCAAGATCCTGGCCGAGGCGGCGGCGTGGGACTACGTCCGCACTCACGGAGACATCGAACTCGTAGTCATCAACCCCACCGGCATCTTCGGCCCTCAGCTGGTGGACCGGCCCTCCGGCTCGATCGGCCTGATCAAGGCCATGCTGAACGGTGACATGCCTGTGGTACCCGTCATGCACTTCGGCGTCGTCGACGTCCGTGATGTCGTGGACCTGCACCTGCGCGCGATGGTGCACCCGAAGGCGGCGGGCGAGCGTTTCATCGCCAACAAGGGATCATCCAGCTTCTTCGGCCTGGCGAACATCCTGCGTGAGCGCTTCCCCGCCTTCGCCGAGAAGCTGCCTGCGAAGGAGCTGACCATCGAGGAGGTGCACGAGGCGGCGAAGACCGAGCCCGCCCTGCGGGAGGCCGCGGTGCTGCAAGGCCGGATCCCCGTCATCAGCAACGACAAGGCACGGTCAGTGCTGGGCTGGGAGCCCAGGGAGATCACCGACACCATCACTGCGACCGCCGAAGCGCTGATCGAGCTGGACGTCGTCCGTCTCACCGAATAG